The stretch of DNA AGAAGACACTTTGACCCTCACCCCTTTGGAGCAAAAGGATCCCGTTGAGCAGGGGGCCTCTTCTACAATGGAGGACCTTGTAGGTGTGCTTGGGGAAGGACAATCTCATTAGTATTTATTTTTTAATCAAATTTTTATGGCGATTCCAGGACCTCAAGATTTGATTTCGAGGCAAGAGTTGGAGGCGCAGGAAGCTGCAGATGTGCAGGCCTTGGCGGCGCAAAAAAAGGAGCAAATGGAGGCAGCTCTTTTGCGGGAGCTGGAGAGGTTTTTGGAGACTAGGCTTAAAGTTCAAGAAGGTGGAAGCTTTTCTTTGATGGGCACGGAGCTGGATCGTTTGCTTCATGGGTATTTTGAGCTGGGGCCTTCCGGTACGGGTGTACATGAGCGGGAGGTTGCGGCCAAACGCCGATTGGTGGCAAGGCGTTTAAGTAGTGAGGAGGAAGGACTTAGGTGGCATGCTTCTTTTTCTGAAGTTAAGCATGAAGGAGCTTTTTCCCCGAGTCAGAGGAGCGTTCAGCCCGCTACCATTGAATACTTTTTAACGCTTAGACCTTTGATGGAGGGTGAAGATCCTGAGGCGGATATTGATCCGAACCCTTATGGTACTCGGCAAAAGGAGCAGGCTAGGATGGCTGCAAGAGTTGCGGGTGCATTAGGGAAAGAATGGGAAAAATGATCCACACTATTTGTAGATTTGCTGTAAAAGCCGTATAGTGGGGCGGAATTTACCCCTGTTTCAATGGACTCGTTCTACCTCACCAATGCGATTGCGTACACCAATGCAGGGCCTCACATGGGGCATGCGCTGGAGGCGGTGCAGGGGGATGCCTTGACGCGGTATCATCGTTTGCAGGGTGAGGAAGTGTTTTTTTTGGTTGGGACGGATGAGCATGGCAGCAAGAATGAGCAAGTGGCTAGGGAGAAGGGGGTCACGCCTCAGGAGCTTGCGGATACAAATAGTGCGTTGTTTTTGGATTTTCATAAGAAAGTGAACGCCGCCAACGATGATTTTATTCGCACCACCAGTGAGCGGCACAAGGAGGGGGCGCGGAAATTGTGGACTGAGCTGGAGGCCGCCGGAGTGTTTTATGAAAAAGAATATGAGGGCAAATACTGCATGGGCTGTGAGGCTTTTATTTTGGACAAAGACTTGGTGGATGGGAAATGCGCGGTGCATTTGAAGGAGCCGCAGATTTTGAAAGAGAAAAATATTTTCTTTAAACTTTCGCAGTATTCCGAGGCGATCAAGCAGAAGGTGGAGTCTGGGGAACTTTTGATTCGGCCGGCTTCCAGGCGGAATGAATTTTTGTCGCTTTTGGAAGAGGGGCTGAGGGATGTGAGTTTTTCCAGGCCCAAAAAAAGTTTGAATTGGGGAATTGAGGTGCCGGGGCATGAGGATCAAGTGATGTATGTGTGGTGTGACGCGCTCTCCAATTATATTTCCGCGCTGGGTTACGCCGAGCGGAGCGAGGCGTTTAAAAAATGGTGGCCGGCGGCGGTGCATTTGATCGGCAAGGACATCATTCGCTTTCATTGCGGGATTTGGATTGGCATGCTGATGGCCGCCGGCCTTCCTCTGCCCAAAGCTATTTTTGTGCATGGTTTTGTCACCAGTGAAGGACAAAAAATGAGTAAGTCTTTGGGTAATGTTGTGGATCCCATTGCACTTATTGAGGAATGGGGAAGTGATCCGGTTCGTTATTACTTGCTGCGCGAAATCCCCAGCGACGAGGATGGAGATTTTTCTCGTGATCGTTTTGCTGCGGTTTACAAGGATGAACTCCAAAACACCATTGGGAACTTGGTGCGACGAGTGGCGACCTTGTGCATCAAGAATTTTGACGGGAAAGTGGAGAAACGCAAAGATGAGATGGAGGAGGTGTGGACAAAAACTTGGGAACGATACCACAAAGGATTCTTAAACTTTGATATGCGCTCCTCCATTGAGGCGATGCTGGAACTGGCTCGATTTGGGAATTTATACACCGATGAAAATAAACCTTGGGAACTCGCGAAAACAGACCCCAAACGATTGGCCGTTGTTTTGGGCAATTTGATCCAACTGTGTAGCGGGCTTGGTGAAATGCTTCAGCCCATTATTCCGGAGGCTGCTCAAAAGATCCTGGATCAGGTCTCGGGAGAAACGATTGTACTCGGAGAGCCTTTATTCCCTCACCATGGCCTCAGCCAACTCGGCGGCACTGACTCCGCTGGCGCTTAAGCCTTCGGCACAAGTGGCTTCGAGGTGTGTTCGTGCCGCTTCAGAAACCAAGTTCAGTTCTTCAGTTCCCTGAATCTCTGCTAAGTAGGTATCGATTTCCTTAGGATCGCTGTATCCATATTTTTTCATGATGTCCTTGGTGTTCTCTTCCAGGTCTTCCATGGCAATGCTCTCATCAAAAAGGAGACAAGCGGTTTCGGCCATGGCTTTACCGGTGTTTTCCGCAGTGCTTCCGGTTCCACCGCAAGCGCTTAAAAAAAGGGCTCCCGTGAGGAAAGATGCGAGTAATGGTTTGAACATGCTTTAGAGTTAGAGATATAGGCGCACAGGGAATCCTATGCTTAAATGGCAGACTTGTCCACCTGGAGTACAATCTGCAAAATGCCCTGTACGATGGCATAAGAAAGCAAAATCAAAAGGAGTCCCACCAGAGCCCAAGTGGTCCCTCGTTTCCCTTTTTCGATCCGCTCGTCCTTTCCAAAGGCAAAAATGTAATTGAATCCCGCAATCATAATAAAAATCACGGTGAGTGCACCAGTGAAGAGCAGCACTTGGCTGATGATCTTCCCCACAAACATAATGGCGGTTTGGGTGGCGGCAGTTTCGGGATGATCTGCATCCACGGCCTCTTCCGCTTCTATGGTGGGCAAACTGTCCGGCCTCAAATTATCGTCCAGTTGCAAGGCCGCCCAGCTCAGGTCGGCGTTCAAGAGGGAGAAGGAAAGTCCCAAGGCGATGGTGAGGAGGAGTTTTTTAATCATTGCTTCCTTCGGTGTTAACAAATACTTCATCGGACTCTCGGTTGCTGCTGTCCGTGAGATCCAAGTTGGCGATTCCATATACAATGGCGTAGCCCAAAGCTAAAAGAGCGAGCGCGATGGCGGAATAAATCACAATATTTTTTGCCTTTGTTACGGCTTCTTCATTTCCACGGGCAATTACTAAAAGGGTTCCTCCGTAACAGAACGCGACGAAGATTAAAAAAGCCGTGGCGTACAGGACATTGGTGACCACCGCCGGTACAATTTCCCCTAAGAAATCTCCGCCGGGCAGAGAAACGCGCCCCTGGGTATCCTGGTCTTCAATAATATCTTTTTGACTGGGAAGTAGGAGATCCAGGGCTTCTTCAATATCCAAATTTTGTGGAGGAGTGGTCTCCGCCGCTTCCGCGCTTGGTATGGCAAAGAAAGAAGTCGCGGAATCTCCATCTTGTTCATTGGGGAGCGAAATGGAAACCACCACGGAAACGATTCCATAGGCCAATATTATTAAAAGGAATCCTAAAAGACCGTAACGAAGATTGGTTTTGGCTTTGGTGAGTTTGTCGTCATTTCCGTAGGCAGTGAGCATTTGAATGGCTCCAAATAAAATGCCGGCAAAGGTCAGCAGCCCCATGAGTCCTATAAAAATATTGATTCCCTGGGGTATGGCTTCATTGAGAATATAATTTTGTGTGTCGTAGCCGCTTTGTCCGGTGTCCGGGGAGGGGAGAAAGTCAGGCGCGGGAATGTCTGGGCGAACCACCTGATCTTCCGGCGAAGCATCGTCTTCCGCTGCGGCGTGCGCAACGGGGACTTGGACTGCGCTGTGCAGCATTAAACCTGTGCCCAAGAGGCCCAATCCAAAGAAAAATACAAATGCGATTTTAAATAGTTTTATCATCCGAAAAATCCCGGGTTAATGCTGTAAAGGAGGAGTCCCGACAGAAAGAGCAAAACCATGCCTCCGATGGCCTGCAGAATTTTATTTTTTGCTTCACTGATGTCTCCGGTGACGCCGGACACGGAAATTTTGATTCCTTGAAAGACGATTGTTCCCATAAAAATACTTCCCACGGAGAGCGCGGCAAAGGTGAAGATTTGTTTCACCATGAGTTTAATGAGTCCCATCCCGCTGTCCCCAATCACCCACTGCCGTTTTTCACAATTCACCGCATGGGCAGCACATTCATCGTACGAAAGGCTGTAGAGCGTTCGAACATCATCACAACTCACCACTTCACTCCCATTCACCACCCCCGCAAGGCAACACAATCCCGCATAAACGGTGAGGACTTTATTCTGATCATCCAAAACGACATCGCTGGCAATCACTTCGGTTATCTCTGTCACCAGCAGACCATTTTTCGTACAGTCTCCTTTTTCGAGATAATCGGTGGTTTCATTTGGGGCTCCACATTCTGCATTTCCCAGCGTACTTTCATAACTGGCGTTGAATAGCCCATAAAAGTCTTCGTATCTTGTTGCCATTTCTTCTGCATTGTTCGCTCCGGCCTCGAGCTTTAAGCCGAACGGACATATCAGGGGTGCTTCTATGGCGTTTGCCATTTGATCGTCGGTTCCCAGTACTTCCGTGGTGTCGTTGCCCTCTTCAAAGCTTTCATTGAACTCATCTTCGCTCATGAGGGGGTCTTCGGTTGGAGCGGCTTCATCCGCAAAAACCAAGATAGCGCCTTGGAGGGTGAGGAGAGAACTGAGGA from Candidatus Gracilibacteria bacterium encodes:
- the metG gene encoding methionine--tRNA ligase, which gives rise to MDSFYLTNAIAYTNAGPHMGHALEAVQGDALTRYHRLQGEEVFFLVGTDEHGSKNEQVAREKGVTPQELADTNSALFLDFHKKVNAANDDFIRTTSERHKEGARKLWTELEAAGVFYEKEYEGKYCMGCEAFILDKDLVDGKCAVHLKEPQILKEKNIFFKLSQYSEAIKQKVESGELLIRPASRRNEFLSLLEEGLRDVSFSRPKKSLNWGIEVPGHEDQVMYVWCDALSNYISALGYAERSEAFKKWWPAAVHLIGKDIIRFHCGIWIGMLMAAGLPLPKAIFVHGFVTSEGQKMSKSLGNVVDPIALIEEWGSDPVRYYLLREIPSDEDGDFSRDRFAAVYKDELQNTIGNLVRRVATLCIKNFDGKVEKRKDEMEEVWTKTWERYHKGFLNFDMRSSIEAMLELARFGNLYTDENKPWELAKTDPKRLAVVLGNLIQLCSGLGEMLQPIIPEAAQKILDQVSGETIVLGEPLFPHHGLSQLGGTDSAGA